The following coding sequences are from one Treponema bryantii window:
- a CDS encoding nitroreductase family protein, with protein sequence MNTIDTIMTRRSYRGKYKNQAVPREDLQKILEAGLAAPSGCNKQTTSLICVDNAEILKKINSVIEPPVCETAPAMICVLSQKINAYRDRCFSVQDYSAAIENMLLAIVELGYQSCWYEGHITDTDRICDKIAAILNVPDDYDLVCILPVGIAESEPSMPRKKAFEERAWFNVFGAKG encoded by the coding sequence ATGAATACAATAGATACCATCATGACTCGCCGCAGTTATCGCGGTAAATATAAAAATCAGGCTGTTCCAAGAGAAGACTTACAGAAGATTCTGGAAGCTGGCCTTGCCGCCCCTTCCGGCTGCAACAAGCAGACCACTAGCTTAATCTGTGTTGATAATGCTGAGATTCTCAAAAAGATTAACTCAGTAATTGAACCTCCAGTTTGCGAAACAGCCCCTGCAATGATTTGTGTGCTTTCTCAAAAAATAAATGCGTATCGCGACAGATGTTTTTCCGTTCAGGATTATTCCGCTGCCATCGAGAATATGCTTCTCGCAATTGTCGAACTCGGCTATCAGAGCTGCTGGTACGAAGGCCACATCACCGACACTGACCGCATCTGCGACAAAATCGCAGCAATCCTGAATGTTCCAGATGATTATGACCTCGTATGTATTTTGCCTGTAGGAATCGCAGAATCAGAGCCTTCTATGCCTCGAAAGAAAGCCTTTGAAGAAAGAGCTTGGTTCAATGTATTTGGTGCTAAAGGATAA
- a CDS encoding type II toxin-antitoxin system RelE/ParE family toxin, with amino-acid sequence MYTVKVTPQAAEDLLEIKNYIENELQNPIAAHNTVLNIVETYENLSTLAEAGIPIERYVPFPTDYKFVLANNYSIFYRIDGNIVRVIRIMYSKRDFARILFEDK; translated from the coding sequence ATGTATACAGTAAAGGTTACTCCACAAGCTGCAGAAGATTTACTAGAAATAAAAAATTACATAGAAAATGAACTTCAAAATCCTATTGCTGCACATAATACTGTCTTAAATATTGTTGAAACATATGAAAACTTATCTACCCTTGCAGAAGCTGGTATTCCGATAGAAAGATATGTTCCCTTTCCAACTGATTATAAATTTGTTCTGGCTAATAATTATTCAATCTTTTACAGAATTGATGGTAATATTGTAAGAGTAATAAGAATAATGTATTCAAAACGAGATTTTGCAAGAATCTTGTTTGAAGATAAATAA
- the rlmB gene encoding 23S rRNA (guanosine(2251)-2'-O)-methyltransferase RlmB, producing the protein MVVTGFHSIEEKIRASKGKDKTSAPAGLKLYYSKPGPRVKKILASAKEAGIPVIQSDDKKLDTLVAGLDEPLRDHRGLVMEIEGGEKQTANIVDFDSWIKTHSGDLPENKNRLIVVILDSVTDPHNVGAIIRCCDQFGAALVVLPEHNSASDIAGNEVIGRTSAGASAWVPVAIVNNLVRTAEQFKNAGFWIYGADAGGENCRKIEFAPKSVIIMGSEGTGIAQLLEKQCDTIVSIPTCGKIDSLNVSVAAGVLLYELSK; encoded by the coding sequence ATGGTAGTAACAGGCTTTCATTCGATAGAAGAAAAAATTCGCGCATCAAAGGGTAAGGACAAAACATCTGCTCCTGCCGGGCTTAAGCTTTATTACAGCAAGCCAGGTCCGCGCGTTAAGAAAATTCTTGCTTCTGCAAAAGAAGCAGGAATTCCTGTAATTCAGTCAGATGACAAAAAACTCGATACTCTTGTAGCTGGTCTCGATGAACCCCTGCGCGACCATCGTGGTCTTGTAATGGAAATCGAAGGCGGCGAAAAACAAACCGCCAATATAGTAGATTTTGATTCCTGGATAAAAACCCATAGCGGCGACCTTCCAGAGAATAAAAACCGCCTTATTGTTGTTATTCTGGACAGTGTTACAGATCCTCATAATGTAGGTGCAATTATCCGATGCTGTGACCAGTTTGGAGCAGCTCTTGTTGTACTTCCAGAACACAATAGTGCCAGTGATATAGCTGGAAACGAAGTAATAGGCCGTACAAGTGCTGGAGCCAGTGCCTGGGTGCCTGTAGCAATCGTAAATAACCTTGTTCGTACTGCAGAACAGTTCAAAAATGCAGGTTTCTGGATTTATGGAGCCGATGCTGGTGGAGAAAACTGCCGTAAAATAGAGTTCGCTCCAAAATCAGTAATTATAATGGGCAGTGAAGGAACAGGAATAGCACAGCTTCTGGAAAAACAGTGCGACACCATAGTTTCAATTCCAACCTGCGGAAAAATCGACAGCTTAAACGTTTCTGTTGCAGCAGGCGTGCTGTTATATGAGCTTAGTAAATAG
- a CDS encoding YchJ family protein has protein sequence MSTNNELCPCGSGKTYSECCEPIIKGKTKAPSAEACMRARYTSYVKHEIDYIINSCEEGEGIGEIDRQATEEWSKQSQWNGLKILRTENGEKEDEQIVEFEADYTLHNMHDVHHEISLFKKVGDDWKYVAGNVIPTTVKRVGAKVGRNDPCPCGSGKKYKQCCGR, from the coding sequence ATGAGTACTAATAACGAATTATGCCCATGTGGTTCGGGCAAAACATACAGCGAATGCTGTGAACCAATTATCAAAGGAAAAACAAAAGCTCCAAGTGCAGAAGCATGTATGCGTGCACGCTACACTTCTTATGTAAAGCACGAAATTGATTACATCATCAATTCTTGTGAAGAAGGTGAAGGAATCGGCGAAATCGACCGCCAGGCAACAGAAGAATGGAGCAAACAGTCACAGTGGAACGGACTTAAAATTCTTCGTACAGAAAACGGTGAAAAAGAAGACGAGCAGATTGTAGAATTCGAAGCAGATTATACACTTCACAATATGCACGATGTTCATCACGAAATTTCTCTTTTCAAGAAAGTTGGAGATGACTGGAAATATGTTGCAGGAAATGTAATTCCTACAACAGTAAAGCGTGTTGGTGCAAAGGTTGGACGTAATGATCCATGTCCTTGCGGAAGTGGTAAGAAATATAAGCAGTGCTGCGGCCGCTAG
- a CDS encoding PFL family protein, whose protein sequence is MIFSPVEIQETVNMFMRQKLDIRCITMGISLLDCADSDSKRACDKIYDKIMKKAGNLVKTGQDIEKEFGVPIINKRISVTPIALVAGASEAKNYVPYIKTLDRCAHELGVNFIGGFSALVQKGITPADRILIDSIPEALASTDFVCSSVNVGSTKSGINMDAVKLMGETIVKTAEVSKNCEVNGCAKLVVFCNAPEDNPFMAGAFHGPGEADCVINVGVSGPGVILAAAKEYKGQPINVLADGIKKMAFKITRMGQLVGSEAAKRLGVQFGILDLSLAPTPAVGDSVARILEEIGLDGCGAPGTTAALAMLTDMVKKGGVMASTNVGGLSGAFIPVSEDEGMIEAAKNGSICLEKLEAMTTVCSVGLDMIAIPGDTPATTISGILADEFAIGMVNNKTTACRLIPAPGKKAGEWVEFGGLLGGCPVMPVSKFGCADFINRGGRIPAPIHSFRN, encoded by the coding sequence ATGATTTTTTCACCAGTAGAGATTCAGGAAACAGTTAATATGTTTATGCGACAGAAGCTGGATATCCGCTGTATTACAATGGGTATTTCACTTTTGGATTGTGCTGATTCAGACAGCAAACGAGCCTGCGACAAGATTTACGACAAAATTATGAAAAAGGCCGGGAATCTCGTAAAAACTGGTCAGGATATTGAAAAGGAGTTCGGTGTACCAATCATCAACAAGCGTATTTCCGTAACTCCAATTGCCCTGGTTGCCGGTGCAAGTGAAGCTAAAAACTACGTTCCATATATTAAAACCCTCGACCGCTGTGCTCACGAGCTCGGCGTAAACTTTATCGGTGGTTTTTCTGCCCTCGTTCAGAAAGGAATTACTCCTGCTGACCGCATCCTCATCGACTCAATTCCAGAAGCCCTTGCTTCAACTGATTTTGTATGTTCATCTGTAAACGTTGGATCAACAAAATCTGGTATCAATATGGATGCCGTAAAGCTGATGGGTGAAACAATCGTAAAAACTGCAGAGGTTTCTAAAAACTGCGAAGTAAACGGCTGTGCAAAGCTCGTTGTATTCTGCAATGCACCGGAAGATAACCCGTTTATGGCAGGTGCATTCCATGGTCCTGGAGAAGCTGATTGTGTAATCAACGTTGGTGTATCTGGTCCTGGAGTTATCCTTGCAGCAGCAAAGGAATATAAAGGTCAGCCAATCAACGTACTCGCTGATGGTATTAAAAAGATGGCCTTTAAGATTACCCGTATGGGTCAGCTTGTAGGTAGTGAAGCCGCTAAACGTCTTGGCGTTCAGTTTGGTATTCTGGATTTAAGTCTTGCTCCTACTCCTGCAGTCGGCGACTCAGTTGCCCGCATCCTTGAAGAAATCGGTCTTGATGGTTGTGGTGCTCCTGGAACTACTGCTGCCCTCGCAATGCTTACTGACATGGTAAAGAAAGGCGGTGTTATGGCTTCTACAAACGTCGGCGGACTTTCAGGTGCCTTTATTCCTGTTTCAGAAGACGAAGGTATGATTGAAGCTGCAAAGAACGGTTCTATCTGCCTTGAAAAACTTGAAGCTATGACTACAGTATGTTCTGTAGGTCTTGATATGATTGCCATTCCTGGTGATACTCCTGCTACAACAATCTCTGGTATTCTCGCTGATGAATTTGCAATCGGTATGGTAAACAATAAAACTACAGCATGCCGCCTTATTCCTGCTCCTGGCAAAAAGGCAGGTGAATGGGTTGAGTTCGGCGGCCTTCTCGGAGGCTGCCCTGTAATGCCTGTAAGCAAGTTCGGCTGTGCAGACTTTATCAACCGCGGCGGCCGTATCCCGGCTCCAATCCACAGCTTCAGAAACTAG
- a CDS encoding Gfo/Idh/MocA family protein, with the protein MSLNSKNNSKIYTAALVGTGHIGFSLGFDKKREQPASHTMALLGNKRIKLIAAADTDSEHLADWKKFVKGAETFSSSEEMYNEIPTPDIITVAVNEDSHMKECLAAIEAKPRLIILEKPVALNSIQAAEIAEAADKAGVPVMVNHERRFAADYNMAKTYLKNIGTLQSVRGELYSGLRIYGKEFENDGAYSLLHDGTHLVDIISWLLDEKLSKPLVTGIFKDDKDVVRNFSAHFSTPSCAVVTISMSGRSRFFSFGLDILGTEGRICLGNGYAKFYRRKESKLYTGFFSLSKDRSIHLPKKTGYFSNMIQNAVDFLDKKEKLLSSLSAAIEDLKVLEEIKAKFI; encoded by the coding sequence ATGTCGTTGAATTCAAAAAATAATTCTAAGATTTACACAGCGGCTCTGGTCGGCACAGGGCACATTGGTTTTTCTCTTGGTTTTGACAAAAAACGTGAACAGCCTGCTTCTCATACAATGGCCTTATTAGGCAACAAACGCATTAAGTTGATTGCCGCTGCTGACACAGACTCGGAACATCTTGCAGATTGGAAGAAATTTGTAAAAGGCGCAGAAACATTTTCTTCCAGCGAAGAGATGTACAACGAAATACCAACTCCCGACATAATTACTGTCGCTGTAAACGAAGACTCTCACATGAAAGAGTGTCTTGCAGCTATTGAGGCAAAACCCCGCCTTATTATTCTGGAAAAACCAGTCGCGCTAAACAGCATCCAGGCTGCTGAAATTGCTGAAGCCGCAGACAAAGCCGGAGTTCCGGTTATGGTCAACCATGAACGACGCTTTGCTGCAGACTATAATATGGCAAAGACTTATCTGAAAAATATTGGGACCTTGCAGTCTGTCCGCGGAGAATTGTATTCAGGCCTGCGTATTTACGGCAAAGAGTTTGAAAACGACGGTGCCTACAGCCTGCTTCATGACGGAACTCATCTTGTTGATATAATCAGCTGGCTTCTGGATGAAAAACTTTCCAAACCTCTTGTTACTGGAATTTTCAAAGATGATAAAGATGTGGTTCGAAACTTCAGCGCACATTTTTCAACTCCATCCTGTGCAGTCGTAACAATCAGTATGAGTGGCCGCAGCCGCTTTTTCAGCTTTGGTCTTGATATTCTTGGCACAGAGGGCCGAATCTGTCTTGGCAACGGTTATGCCAAATTCTACAGACGCAAGGAATCAAAACTGTACACAGGGTTCTTTTCACTTTCGAAAGACAGGAGCATTCATCTCCCTAAGAAAACCGGATACTTTTCAAATATGATTCAGAATGCAGTTGATTTTCTGGATAAAAAAGAAAAGCTGCTAAGTTCTCTATCTGCAGCGATTGAAGACCTGAAGGTTCTTGAAGAGATAAAAGCGAAATTTATTTAA
- a CDS encoding ATP-binding cassette domain-containing protein: MCKNFITVQNCRIENNRDVLIPNITWKLNEGEVWLVTGPNGSGKADFLNALAGNSGLKITPNETLLNGDQGLFSNIFSDSTDVVSLERAARLIQEERENDESDYLEGGVDHGRTGRVFIAQALYPELKKGMPLPDAAFHIENEPAIKLCGIEKILDRGLKYMSTGEIRRTLLARALVSGKKFLILSDPFAGLDVQSRTILLDFFDSIARKKGFPQLILGMERWHEIPDAITHVLEFRDKKVSYCGERSGYEALLQERSKQGAADEEEKRQNFKDGFEELNTTASVKDLDNREVLVEMNDVNVGWDDHQVLSHLNWKLVRGEHWLVRGPNGSGKTTFLELITGDNMQVFSNDIRIFGNRRGSGETIWDIKKRLGIVSYRMHVEYRMLGGTSLLAVIISGFRDSIGLYGETPTDLEIATAKKWLALGGFEGRESESFGSLSYGEQRAILILRSAVKTPEILILDEPCHGLDEQYRSKILQLMELIGNGGTTTMLHVTHDPSEVLSCEKHILELHPNEDPMWKIITL; the protein is encoded by the coding sequence ATGTGCAAAAACTTTATAACTGTTCAGAACTGTAGAATTGAAAATAACCGTGACGTACTTATACCTAATATCACCTGGAAGCTCAATGAAGGAGAAGTCTGGCTCGTTACCGGTCCAAATGGAAGCGGTAAGGCAGATTTTTTGAATGCGCTGGCAGGAAACTCCGGACTTAAAATTACGCCTAATGAAACTCTTTTGAATGGTGACCAGGGGCTTTTTTCCAATATCTTTTCTGATTCTACTGATGTTGTTTCACTGGAACGGGCTGCACGCCTTATTCAGGAAGAACGCGAAAATGATGAAAGTGATTATCTTGAAGGCGGTGTTGACCATGGCCGTACCGGACGAGTGTTTATTGCACAGGCACTTTATCCAGAACTCAAAAAAGGTATGCCGCTGCCGGATGCAGCATTTCATATTGAAAACGAACCTGCTATAAAACTTTGCGGAATCGAGAAGATTCTGGACCGCGGCCTCAAATATATGTCTACCGGAGAGATCCGCCGTACACTCTTGGCCCGCGCCCTTGTTTCAGGCAAAAAATTCCTGATTTTAAGTGATCCTTTTGCGGGGCTGGATGTTCAGAGCCGCACTATTCTTCTGGACTTTTTTGATTCAATTGCACGGAAAAAAGGCTTTCCTCAGCTGATTCTTGGAATGGAACGCTGGCACGAGATTCCTGATGCAATCACACATGTTCTGGAATTCCGGGATAAAAAGGTTTCTTACTGTGGAGAACGCTCTGGTTATGAAGCTCTTTTACAGGAACGTTCAAAACAGGGAGCGGCTGACGAAGAAGAAAAACGTCAGAATTTTAAGGATGGATTTGAGGAGCTGAATACAACAGCTTCCGTCAAAGACCTCGATAATCGTGAAGTCCTTGTAGAAATGAACGATGTTAATGTTGGCTGGGATGATCACCAGGTTCTCAGTCACCTTAACTGGAAGCTGGTTCGCGGCGAACACTGGCTTGTGCGCGGTCCAAACGGAAGCGGAAAAACGACCTTCCTCGAGCTTATTACCGGCGATAATATGCAGGTTTTCAGCAACGATATACGTATTTTTGGTAACCGCCGTGGTTCAGGCGAAACAATCTGGGATATCAAAAAAAGACTTGGAATTGTTTCTTACAGAATGCATGTTGAATACCGTATGCTCGGCGGAACTTCCCTGCTGGCAGTAATTATCAGCGGCTTCAGAGACAGTATTGGTTTATATGGAGAAACTCCTACCGACCTTGAAATAGCAACAGCAAAAAAGTGGCTTGCACTCGGCGGTTTTGAAGGCCGTGAATCAGAAAGTTTTGGTTCCCTCAGTTACGGTGAGCAGAGAGCTATACTTATTCTACGCTCAGCCGTTAAAACTCCGGAAATTCTTATTCTTGATGAACCTTGCCATGGACTTGATGAACAATATCGTTCAAAAATCCTTCAGCTGATGGAACTCATTGGTAATGGAGGCACAACAACAATGCTCCATGTTACACATGACCCTTCCGAGGTTCTCTCATGTGAAAAACATATCCTGGAACTGCATCCAAATGAAGATCCAATGTGGAAAATCATTACATTATAA
- a CDS encoding carcinine hydrolase/isopenicillin-N N-acyltransferase family protein translates to MKKVSKIICIILSSILALVLITAVVFSIIFRNEISAISSIKVLKPRVENSLQCGIYEMSFNGDYYFDDYLAQGGAKNDRELLDFIMNKMTKGLLKLKIKTSKIGCSSFTARKPNGEHLFARNYDLYSTNTCIVRIKGNKNRHASISTVDLSFINIPAYKNVNNLISKAYCLAAPYAPLDGINDAGVSCGIYMTYQGDGRNVIATDQNTDLPDFSPTTFIRMILDYADSLEEAIDFAKAYDMHDSAGTSFHIMITDRSGRSAILEWVYGKNGSDNKGALRKLVVTYNDADEHIGPHEAESDFQWVTNFIIQPGYYQEYSTKTLVGWDRYNILYDELSKTDAIIEDEMSAMKILQKIAQRTIRPNRKADDYILTIHSVIYNLDNLTTLWCGNEQYTDTNGMFKYKFDKNKNCFIRDLL, encoded by the coding sequence ATGAAAAAAGTATCAAAAATCATCTGTATCATTTTAAGTTCAATTCTGGCGCTGGTTCTGATTACTGCAGTAGTATTTAGTATTATCTTTAGAAATGAAATATCTGCTATTTCATCTATCAAAGTTCTTAAGCCACGCGTAGAAAATTCTCTGCAATGTGGAATCTACGAAATGTCGTTTAATGGTGATTATTATTTTGATGATTACCTTGCTCAGGGCGGTGCAAAAAATGACAGAGAGCTACTGGATTTCATTATGAATAAAATGACAAAGGGGCTTTTGAAGCTTAAAATCAAAACTTCAAAAATCGGCTGTTCTTCTTTTACTGCACGTAAGCCAAACGGAGAACATCTTTTTGCCAGAAATTATGATCTTTATTCTACAAATACATGTATTGTCCGGATTAAAGGTAACAAAAATCGTCATGCTTCAATTTCAACTGTAGACCTTTCTTTTATAAATATTCCGGCCTATAAAAATGTAAATAATCTTATTTCAAAAGCTTACTGCCTCGCTGCTCCTTATGCCCCTCTCGACGGAATAAATGACGCCGGTGTAAGTTGTGGAATTTACATGACCTATCAGGGAGATGGTAGAAATGTCATTGCTACAGATCAGAATACAGATCTTCCTGATTTTTCTCCAACTACTTTTATCAGAATGATTCTGGATTATGCAGATTCCCTGGAAGAAGCTATAGATTTTGCAAAAGCTTATGATATGCACGATTCAGCCGGAACTTCATTTCACATAATGATTACAGACCGCTCTGGAAGAAGTGCGATTCTAGAATGGGTATACGGCAAAAACGGTTCTGATAATAAAGGGGCCTTAAGAAAACTTGTCGTTACTTATAATGATGCTGATGAGCATATTGGTCCTCACGAAGCAGAATCGGATTTTCAGTGGGTTACAAACTTTATCATTCAACCAGGCTACTACCAGGAATACAGTACAAAAACTCTGGTAGGCTGGGACCGCTACAATATTCTGTATGACGAACTTTCCAAAACAGACGCTATTATTGAAGATGAAATGTCTGCAATGAAGATTCTGCAGAAAATTGCTCAGCGAACTATACGCCCAAACCGCAAAGCTGACGATTATATTCTGACAATCCACAGTGTAATCTATAATCTCGACAATCTTACAACTCTTTGGTGCGGAAACGAGCAGTACACTGATACAAACGGAATGTTTAAATATAAGTTTGATAAAAATAAAAACTGTTTTATACGGGATTTATTATAA
- a CDS encoding type II toxin-antitoxin system prevent-host-death family antitoxin: MISIKPVSDLRNYNEVLQDVADESPVFLTKNGRGSYAVITIKDYERLTATKTLFAELKKGEDSAAKNGWLDTAEVRKMVGL; the protein is encoded by the coding sequence ATGATATCAATAAAACCTGTATCTGATTTACGAAATTACAATGAAGTGTTACAGGATGTCGCAGATGAATCTCCTGTTTTTCTCACAAAAAACGGAAGAGGAAGTTATGCAGTTATCACAATAAAAGATTACGAAAGATTAACCGCCACAAAAACTCTTTTTGCAGAATTAAAAAAAGGAGAAGATTCTGCAGCAAAAAATGGCTGGTTGGATACTGCTGAAGTCAGAAAAATGGTAGGTCTTTAA
- a CDS encoding peptidoglycan DD-metalloendopeptidase family protein, whose translation MEKKYLLVVITILFCTSLFSEDLENLIPKKTKTENEYFIPGNEGDIIYSLGEGVVDIGFDNIKGLYIIADYNSLGIKVTYCNLGTISVSKKQKIKKGDKLGSIGMTGFTDQTGCSMIIEINEDSFLFQKKRLEF comes from the coding sequence ATGGAAAAGAAATATTTACTTGTTGTTATTACAATTTTATTTTGCACTTCTCTTTTTTCGGAAGATTTAGAAAACCTTATTCCAAAAAAAACTAAAACTGAAAATGAATATTTTATCCCAGGAAATGAAGGAGATATTATTTACAGTTTAGGTGAAGGTGTTGTTGATATCGGTTTTGACAATATAAAAGGATTATATATTATTGCTGATTACAATTCACTGGGAATTAAAGTTACATATTGCAATCTTGGAACTATTTCAGTATCAAAAAAGCAAAAGATTAAAAAAGGAGATAAACTCGGTTCAATTGGAATGACAGGCTTTACAGACCAGACTGGTTGTTCCATGATAATTGAAATTAATGAGGATTCCTTCCTTTTTCAAAAAAAGAGGCTTGAATTCTAA
- the trhA gene encoding PAQR family membrane homeostasis protein TrhA — MSRQDEIAQKAVRKSTLKSLKSKKRSRLKQLKIDYENAVQQINIQYAEDPERLKAKYAAAEYAKTERAMKRAEKRIANEKRLLELAKKSRRLTVGEEIGSSIVQGIGVMLFIAATAILDTIAVGQLDSFVNITTVFYSLFGASMILMYLSSVLQHALTNITAKQVFNRLSHVFSFLIIGFGYSAYTITKIQGEIGWILFGIVWGLVFIGILFYSIAGEKYDKLNVALYILAGFSGLFVAKNLFEVLSAKSFSMLVLGAVFYLIGIIFYNLKKIKFMHLLSNIIMLFGSVYIFFSLFFLGA, encoded by the coding sequence ATGTCCAGACAAGATGAAATTGCACAAAAAGCAGTCAGAAAATCTACATTAAAATCTCTTAAGTCAAAAAAACGTTCAAGACTTAAGCAGCTTAAAATTGATTACGAAAACGCCGTTCAGCAGATAAATATTCAGTACGCAGAAGATCCAGAGCGTCTTAAGGCAAAATATGCAGCTGCAGAATATGCAAAAACAGAACGTGCCATGAAGCGTGCAGAAAAACGCATTGCAAATGAAAAACGTCTTCTGGAGCTCGCAAAGAAATCACGCCGTTTAACAGTAGGCGAGGAAATCGGAAGTTCAATCGTTCAGGGAATTGGCGTAATGCTTTTTATTGCTGCAACAGCAATTCTGGATACAATCGCAGTAGGTCAGCTTGATAGCTTTGTAAATATTACAACAGTTTTCTATTCGCTTTTCGGAGCATCAATGATTCTGATGTACCTCAGTTCAGTACTTCAGCATGCACTTACAAACATCACAGCAAAACAGGTATTCAACCGCCTTTCTCATGTTTTCTCATTCCTCATCATAGGCTTTGGCTACAGTGCATATACAATTACAAAGATTCAGGGAGAAATAGGCTGGATTCTTTTCGGAATCGTATGGGGCCTTGTATTTATCGGAATCCTTTTCTACTCAATTGCCGGCGAAAAATATGACAAATTGAACGTAGCACTTTACATTCTCGCAGGTTTCTCAGGACTCTTCGTAGCAAAAAATCTTTTCGAAGTTCTTTCAGCAAAGAGCTTCAGCATGCTCGTTCTCGGAGCAGTTTTCTATCTCATAGGAATCATTTTCTACAATCTCAAGAAAATCAAGTTCATGCACCTCCTCAGCAACATCATAATGCTGTTCGGCAGCGTATATATTTTCTTCTCGTTGTTCTTCCTCGGAGCATAA
- a CDS encoding glycosyl hydrolase family 18 protein: protein MKKTISLLIVLSVFCCACSARGKADTEIPTEEVEYAYKGDEPSVNLEEEEKPLVPLYTLRQPTGNPVPLRESWGYVMQSRLDEYDNSIPLTDVCFFSAEVNCYGELTGIPNRNRINTGKARCHLVITCDSKSLTHFILEPGSSARKNLLKAIVKAGAPYDGVQIDFELVPARDRKNFITFCSDLRYMLGKAKWFSICVPARFKLLSEDIYPYTEIAQYCDRVFVMAYDEHWSGGRPGAVASVDWCRKVMEYAQKAIPPKKLIMGIPFYGRTWASETTAGAWYFSGANRIMTEHKVPEVTYENDIPTFKYTAQVDVTGYFNDAYSVVELCRLYQNAGIQKMGFWRIGQEDPAVWDWIKINK, encoded by the coding sequence ATGAAGAAAACAATCAGCTTATTAATTGTCCTCTCAGTTTTTTGCTGTGCCTGTTCTGCCCGCGGAAAAGCTGATACAGAAATTCCTACAGAAGAGGTTGAATATGCCTACAAAGGCGATGAACCTTCTGTAAATCTGGAAGAAGAAGAAAAACCTCTTGTTCCCCTTTATACCCTGCGTCAGCCAACCGGAAATCCAGTTCCTTTACGCGAAAGCTGGGGTTACGTAATGCAGAGCCGTCTGGATGAATATGATAATTCCATTCCATTAACAGACGTATGCTTTTTCTCAGCCGAAGTAAACTGCTACGGCGAACTTACAGGTATACCAAACAGAAACCGCATAAATACAGGAAAGGCACGCTGCCATCTCGTAATCACCTGTGACAGTAAATCACTAACACATTTCATCCTTGAACCGGGAAGCAGTGCAAGAAAGAATCTTCTTAAAGCAATTGTAAAAGCCGGAGCTCCATACGACGGAGTTCAAATCGATTTCGAGCTTGTACCGGCAAGAGACCGTAAAAACTTTATCACCTTCTGTTCAGATTTACGTTATATGCTTGGAAAAGCAAAATGGTTCTCTATTTGTGTACCAGCCCGCTTTAAACTTCTTTCCGAAGATATTTATCCTTACACAGAAATAGCACAATACTGTGACCGTGTTTTTGTTATGGCCTACGATGAACACTGGTCTGGCGGACGCCCTGGCGCAGTAGCATCAGTTGACTGGTGCCGTAAAGTCATGGAATACGCTCAGAAAGCAATTCCACCTAAAAAACTGATTATGGGAATTCCTTTCTATGGAAGAACCTGGGCAAGTGAAACAACAGCAGGTGCGTGGTATTTCAGCGGTGCAAACCGAATTATGACAGAGCATAAAGTTCCGGAAGTCACATACGAAAATGATATTCCGACTTTTAAATATACAGCACAGGTAGATGTAACCGGATATTTTAATGATGCCTATTCCGTAGTCGAACTCTGCCGCCTTTATCAGAATGCCGGTATACAAAAAATGGGATTCTGGAGAATTGGTCAGGAAGATCCTGCAGTATGGGACTGGATAAAGATTAACAAATAG